AGTTACGAGGCTTGTCGACATCATAACCTAAACTTTTGGCCACATGATAGGCCATAAGTTGCAGTGGGATAGTTTCTAAAATGGGATAGGTCAACCAATCGGCTTTAGGTAAACCTAAAAAGTGATGACTGATCTGTTCTAAGCGGTGATCGCCCACACTTCCTAAACTGATGATTTGCCCACCCCTAGCTTTCACTTCTTCTAAGTTGCTGATGGTCTTATCATAAAGATCATCTTGTGGAGCCAGCATCACCACCATCATCTTGTCATCAATCAAAGCCAAAGGCCCATGCTTCATCTCTCCCGCCGCGTAACCTTCAGCGTGCATATAAGCAAGCTCTTTTAACTTCAAAGCCCCTTCCATAGCTATGGGGTAGTTTGTTCCTCGCCCCATATACAAAAAGCCCTTGTGACTTTTAAGGAACTCACTGGTTTCTTTAAAGAAGGTGTCGTAAGCCAAAACATTTTCTAGGTTCAGAGGTAAAGACAAAAGACTGGTGGTGTACTCATGTTCTTGTTCCAAAGAAAGTCGCCCATTGGCTCTGGCCAAAGATATACCTAAAGCGGCGGCAATAGCCAGAGTGCTGGTAAAGGCCTTGGTACTTGCCACACCAATCTCTGGCCCTGAGTTCATATAAAGAGAAAAATCGCTCTCACGATCAATGCTAGAATGTTTGGTGTTACAAATGCTGAGCGTTCTAACCCCTTGAGACTTCACAAGTCTTAAAGCCGCTAGAGTGTCAGCCGTTTCACCACTTTGAGAAATAAAAATCACGAGGGATCTTGGGTTTAAAATTGGACTTCTATAACGAAACTCACTGGCGATGTCGACTTCTGTTGGAATCAAAGCCAACTTTTCAAAAATATACTCTGCATACATAGCCGCATAAAAACTAGTTCCACAGGCCACAAGATAAATATGCTCTATGCCTTTAAAGAACTGCTCGGTTTCTATTTGGTCTGGATAAAACCCCTGCATCTTAATCGTACGATCTTCAGCATGGATATGAGGAGCCAAAGCCATGGACACGGCATTGGGCTGTTCAAAAATTTCTTTAAGCATATAATGCTCAAAGCCTTTTTTATCTGTACTTTCTGCATCCCAAGTGATCGTCTCAAAACTTCTAGTGATCGCTTGATCACTTTCATCATAAAACTGAATCGCAGCCCCTTGAATGTGCACCAGATCCCCATCTTGGAGGTAGCATACTGTTTTTGAATACGGAAGTATGGCCTGAATGTCACTGGCCACGATGGTCTCGTCTGTATTTTTACCTATTAACAAAGGTGGTCCATGCTTAAAGGCGATCAATTCTCCTTCGGATTTTTTATGTAAAACCAGAATGGAATAGGCCCCCTCAAGTTTTTGTCTGCATTCCAAACAGGCTTCTAAAAGACCCTTGCCACTTTTTAACAGATCATTCAGTAAATGAGCCACCAACTCGGAATCTGTATCAGACTCAATGTGTGCGCCACGCGCTAACAGCTCTTCTTTGATCTGTAAATAGTTTTCGATGATTCCATTGTGCACAATACTGACATCTCCCACTGCGTGAGGATGGGCATTCTTTTCTACTGCTGGCCCATGGGTGGCCCAACGTGTGTGCGCAATCCCTGTGCGACCATGAAACTGAACTTGGTTGGTCTTTTTTTCCAGCTCATCAATGCGCCCAGCAGCACGAACACGGATAAAATTTCCATCTTCAAGCACACACACGCCCGCACTGTCATAGCCACGATACTCTAATGTTTTAAGACCAGAAATCAAAACATCTTTGGTGTTTCTATCACCGATGTATCCCACAATACCGCACATAATTTAATCCCTATAATTTTTCTTCACGAACGCTTTGGCTCGTGTCACGTAAAGACTTTTTGCCTCTACATCCTTGGTCACAGTAGCTCCCGCAGCCACCACGGCTCCATCACCGATATGAACTGGTGGCACAATCTGAGAGTCACTTCCCACAAATACGTCTTTGCCAATCACAGTTTTGTACTTCTGACCATCGACCGCAAAATTGCAGGTGATGGTCCCTGCACCTATGTTCGTGTTTTCACCAATCTCGGTATCACCCAAATAACACTGATGGCCTGCTTTAACACCTTCTTTAAAATGAGTCTTTTTTGACTCTACAAAATTCCCAATCTTCACATGTTTTTCAACACGTGTGCCCTCACGTAAACGCGCATAGGGTCCCACACTACACTCTCCCTGTATCACAGCATTTTCAATGTAAGAGCCCGCCTTAATATAAGTGTTAGGTCCCACTTCGCTGGTAAGGATATGAGTGCCTGCCTCAATCACACAACCCGCACCGATGCGAGTCTTCCCTTTGATATACACATTAGGATAAACAAAAGTGTCTTCACCAATTTCAACACCATCGTCTATATAGGTGTTTTCAATATCTAAAAACTTCACACCATTGGCTAAATGTTTGCGACCATTTTTAAGGTAGGATTTTTTATTTACTAAATAGAGACTTTCGGAATCATTCACTCCAAAGGCCATGTCTTCTGTGGTTTCAATCCACGCCACAGGCTTGCCAGATTTTTGGATGTCCTCAACAATATCTGTCAGATAAAATTCGGAGGTTCTAGATTTAGAACGCAAACCTTGAAGGGATTTATAAATCACGTCAGTGCTACCAATGTAAAGACCCGTGTTGACGGTTTGAATTTCCAGCTCTGCGGCCGTAGCCTCTTTGGCCTCCACGATCTTTTGGATCTGAGCTTCTTTCTTGATCACTCTTCCAAAACTTCCTGGGTGGGGCATATCTAGAACCGCCACACACAGTGAGGCCTGTCTTTGGCCATAAGACCAAAGCACTTCAGAAATGTCCTCCTGATTCACCAAAGGATGGTCCCCATTACAAATAAAAAGCGTCTCCGAAAGTCCTTTTGGGTCTACAGATAACACGGCATCACCTGTTCCTAATGGCTGCTTTTGTACATGCAAGAACACAGACTCCATACTGCTAGCTAAAGGTTTGAGCACCTCTTGCAACGCTGCTGTGACCACCACATGCACTTGTCTGCAACCCGCAGCTTTAAGTTGTCCCACGATTCTTTCTAACATGGGTACACCTGCAACACGTTGTAAGACCTTGGGAGTTCTGGATTTCATACGTGTGCCTGAACCTGCCGCCAGCAAAATAGCATCCCACACTACATTTGTCTTTTGAGTCATAATACCCGTACTCCTTTGCTCACCTATCTACGCGTCGTTTATGGATTCCATCCAGAAGCAGCTTCTTGCGCGAAGCTTCATTTGCAAGCCTTTATTGTAGGCCTTAATTGGGGGTTCTCGTCACGTAACTCTGCATTTTTGACGTTATGTAAAGCCAGGTTTAACGTCAATACCCCTACCTCTTTGTATCTATAAGAACACATGCAAAAAACTCTACCCATAATCTATAAAATATACGTATGTTGGCCGTCTACAAAAGCTAAGCCCACCCGCCAATGGGCCCATACATCATAAAATATACCCTACGAACAGCGCGCACTCTGGCGCAAATACACTCGTAAACTGGCCCATAAACCATAGGCTCCCCAGGTCTTTAAAGGTAAGATGTAGTGTGACTAACGATGTGGAGCATTTTTCTAGTATTTTACTCCTCGGGGACCCCTTACCCCCACAAGAAGCTTTTGAAGCGCAGCATGCACCTCACTTTGATGAGGGCTTACATGTCATCAAGCACCAAGCCCTGAAACTGATCATACTGAACTCAGGCACTCTCACTCAAGACAACACTCATCGCCTGTATGAGGCGCTGAGAGCCTCCCCGCACCATCCCGAAGTGATTGCCATTTTAAATGGGGCTCAGGAGATACAACAAAACCACCTGCTGATCTCGCTCCTCAACCCCAACTCCATTCTTTATAAGGACAGTTTGGGCGCACTTCCCGAGCAGGTCATTCTGGCAATACAAAAATTTGATTACCACAAACAAAATGAAAACTTTTATAGGCTCTTTGAAGAGCAAAACGAAAACTTACAAAAGCTCAATGCCGAGCTCAAAGAAGGTGTTAAAAAAAGGAAGGTCAGCCTTAAACGCTCTGAGTCTCGTTTGATCAAATTGCAAGAGCAACTCAACCTTATGTATTTCGCTATTGTAGGCATTCAAGAGGCCAAATCCATTTCCGAGATCGAAGAGCTCTTGGTAGACACTCTGAGTTCAACCATGGATGTGCAATGGGTTCGAATTTTAATCGAGCACAAAGAGCTTTTAGAAGAAAGCATGGTCATTGAAAATCAAAAGCACTTTAAGATTTTTGGCTCAGCATTAGTGTTTGATAAACATAAAATCGGCCATATTTATTTTGCCAAAAGCCATAAACTTTTCACCAAACAGCAAGAGTCTTTCCTGCTCCAAATCAACGAGATCGTCAGCATTAAGATCAATCAGCTTTTAAAGTATTCCAATTTGCTCATCACCCGCTCACAATGGCAGCAGACTTTTAATGCTATTCGTTATCCTGTGGTGATTGTGAATAAAAATTATGACTACATCACATCCAACAAAAACGACCTAGAGCTTAAACATCAAACTCAAAAAAAGTGCTATGAAGTGATGTTTGGGCGGAGCACTCCATGTCAAAACTGCACTCTCGGGCAAAAGTTTGAAGTCAAAGATTCGGAGTCAGGGCGTTGGTATTATGTTACAAGCCAAAGCCTGAAAGCTTATTACGAAGACACCGAACATTTGATTCACATCTATCAAGATGTGACGGAACAAAAAAATATTGAAACCCAAATCCTTGAAAAGACTAAACTAACTGACCTTGGTATTCTTGCTGGAAGCCTTGCCCACGAACTGAACAATCCGCTCGGAGGCATTATCACTTTCTTGCAACTTTTAAAAGATGATGTGGGAAGTCGTGATGCAACCTTAAAAAAAGACATTGAAGACCTCTTAAATTCGGCCATTGATTGCAAAGATATAATCCAAATGATTTTGGAAAACGTAAGACATAATAAGCCCTTAAGACTGAGCTAGACTTTGTTTTTATAATTTCTGCGTTATACCCCTCCCTAAAGTCCTGTTAAAAATTTGACGGATTTTTTTTTCCTTCTTATGATGAGGACAGGAATGCTACGTCCGTAGCATAAAAGAGGGGATTTGTTGAAAAGCCAATATAAAATTTTAGTTGTTGATGACGATCCAACTGTCAGAAAGAGTCTGTCCAAAGCTCTGCAAAGACATGACTACACAGTCATCACAGCACAATCCAAATCGGAAGCCGAATCTATGTTGGCCAGTCAACTTAAAGTGAACTTGGCCATCGTAGACTTACGCCTGCCTGATGGAAACGGTTTGGACCTACTGACCTCTATTAAAACTCGTCAACCTGATTGCGAAGTGATCATCCTCACGGGCTATGGCAGCTTTGAAATGGCCGTGTCTGCCGCACGCAAAGGGGTGTTTCAATTTTTAACTAAACCTTTTGAACTGCAAGAACTGATCGAGTTCGTGGATCGTGCATTGACTCACAAAGAAATCAAAGAAGAGAACTCACGCTTAAAAACTCAGCTCTCTCATTCCTATGGCCTCAATCAGATCATTGGGAAGAGCCGTGAAATTCGCAGCGTGATTGATCTTGCTAAACGCATTGCACCCTCAGACTCCACCGTGTTGGTCACAGGAGAAAGTGGAACTGGCAAAGAGCTGATTGCCCGTGGCATCCATCATGCTTCTGATCGTCACCAAGAGGCTTTCATTGCTGTCAATTGCGGAGCCATTCCTGAGGACCTCTTAGAAAGCGAACTTTTTGGTCATGAAAAAGGGTCTTTTACAGGTGCCATCAAAGAGCGCAAGGGGCGTTTTGAAATGGCTCACAAGGGCACCATCTTTTTAGACGAGATTGGCGATATGAGCCCCAAGCTTCAGGTCAAACTTTTGCGTGTACTGCAAGAAAAAAAGATCGAACGCATTGGCTCTAGTGAAACCATCCATATTGACGTGCGCGTGATTGCAGCCACCCATAAAAACTTAGAGCAGCAAATCAAAAAAGAACTTTTTCGAGAGGACCTGTACTTTCGCTTAAACGTGATCCCCTTACAAATGCCTTCTTTACGTGCTAGAAAAAGTGATCTGCCTATTCTTATCAATTCTTTTATTCATAAATTTAATCACGAAAAAAAGAAAAAGATCACAGGTTTTTCAAGCGAAGCCTTTGAAGCCTTACAAACTTACGACTGGCCAGGTAACGTTCGTGAATTAGAAAACTTGGTCGAGAGACTCACCATTATCATTGGCGAAGGTATGATCTCTTTGGATGATCTTCCTCCTCGTTACTCTCAGTGTGCTAAAAGAAGTGTCGCTGCTGAAGACATTGATATTCCTGATTCAGGAATTGATTTTAATACTATGGTGTCTGAATTTGAAAACCGTCTCTTATTAAAGGCCTTAGAAAAGACCAATTGGAATCGCAACAAAGCCGCCCATCTCTTACGTCTTAACCGCACCACTTTAGTTGAAAAACTAAAGAAAAAGGGGCTCTCTCAAGACGACGCGAACCCCTAGTTTTTTTGTACTCTATTTTATCTTCTTCGTAACAATTTAAATGCTAAGGGCACTCCCCGCATCAGCGCTACAGAATGCTCTCGAGGCACTTCCTGCATCAACGTTATAGAATGCCTGAGGCACTTCCTGCATCAACGTTAATATTGTGATTGGTTTCTAAGTTCACATCCACCTTTCCATTCTTCACTGCATCTGACAGCTCGGCAATGGCGTCCTTAGAACTCTGATCTAAGCTCACTTGTCCTTTGACATTCACATCATGTTTGGTCTTTTTAATGGAATTTCCAAGCGTATACGCAGCATAAGCAATGGCCACACCCACAATCGCAAGTCCACCTAGTAGAAACCAATTGCTGGCATGACTGTCTTCTGACATGCCCAAGATTCCTAAAGCAGGACACATCTTAAATAATAGAGAATCTATAGCAGCGGTTTTAGTTGTGCCGCCAATATTCTTTTCAAGGTTTTCTAAAAGTTTATTGATAGATTGAGCATTGGCAAAATCATAGGTCTCTCCATCAAGCACCATCAACATGTGATCCACTGGGCCTGTAAAGCCTATTTTTAAAGTCCCTTTGCCGTTGTCTAGAATCATCGTGTTGCCCTTACGAGTGATCGAAAGACCTAAGTCATCCACATTCAAAGACAACTTCACCAGACGCTTATACATATTGGGAGGTAAAACATGAGCGTAATGTTTAATAGCCACCTGAGGCTTTAAGCGCTGCTCTTCATCCAATAAAAACTTTCTTGCACTGTCAGGAAGCAAAACGCGCTCTTGTTTGCCCTGCACACTGGCTAATGAACGTCCTTCATCATCAGAGTCTTTATTGGGTTTACTCTTTCCGCAACCCGCTACCATTACAATTGATAAACCAATGAGTATTATTTTTTTCATTATAGAGCCCTCAACTGGGTTCTCTATCGGTAAAAAATGAGACAGACATAAGACTTGAGCTCGATCTCAGTGCCTTAAAAGGTAAAATATCGACCAATGTCCTTACGATATTGTATCCCATCCCAGTTCACTTGACCGAGACGATGGTAGGCCTTTTCTATAGCCTCATCTTTGGTAGCGGCAATACCCACGGCTCCCAAAACCCGACCGCCACTTACAAAAAACTCCCCACTTGGATTTCGACCTACTCCTGCATAGATAAAATATGAATCCTCCGATTCAGTTAAAATATCTCCACTGATCGGCGCCCCTTTTTCGGGGTTATCAGGGTAGCCTTTAGCAGCTAACACCACACACGCCGCATGCTGGGGTCTTACCTTAAAGCCTTGCAACTCGCCCTGCGCACATGAACGCAAGAGCAGACCCATATCCCCCTCAATCAGAGGCATGATGATCTGTGTTTCAGGGTCGCCAAACCTGACGTTATACTCCAACACATAGGGTTCATCATCTTGGATCATAAGACCAATAAATAAAGCCCCTCTGTATGGTAAATTTTTATCATTTAATGTTTTTAGTGTAGGTTCGACAATGTTTCTACGTATCTTTTGATCTAAATCTTCTGAAATTTGAATAGGGCCCAGAACACCCATTCCGCCTGTGTTAGGGCCTTCACCCCCATCGCACAAAGTTTTATGATCTTGGGCCAAAGGGCAGACCTCATAACGAGTGCCATCCGTGATGATGATGTAACTTAACTCCCAACCCTTTAAAAACTTTTCCGCAAGGGCTTGGGTTTCACCAAAGATGCGTCTTTTAAAAATATCATAGGCGGCCTTTTGCACATCCTCTTTGGTCTTACAGATGTACACACCCTTTCCAGAAGCAAGTCCGTCAGCTTTAATCACAAACGGAAAATCGAAATCTAATTCCAATGCGTGTT
This is a stretch of genomic DNA from Pseudobdellovibrionaceae bacterium. It encodes these proteins:
- the purD gene encoding phosphoribosylamine--glycine ligase — protein: MNVAVIGSGGREHALVKALVKSESVNEVHAYPGSVGIAQLAQCHAISWNPSTPLIKSLKDQKIDLVVVGPEAPLAEGLGNTLREAGFLVFGPDQAAAQLEGSKIFCKEFLVDAGIPTADYKILNSYEHALELDFDFPFVIKADGLASGKGVYICKTKEDVQKAAYDIFKRRIFGETQALAEKFLKGWELSYIIITDGTRYEVCPLAQDHKTLCDGGEGPNTGGMGVLGPIQISEDLDQKIRRNIVEPTLKTLNDKNLPYRGALFIGLMIQDDEPYVLEYNVRFGDPETQIIMPLIEGDMGLLLRSCAQGELQGFKVRPQHAACVVLAAKGYPDNPEKGAPISGDILTESEDSYFIYAGVGRNPSGEFFVSGGRVLGAVGIAATKDEAIEKAYHRLGQVNWDGIQYRKDIGRYFTF
- the glmU gene encoding bifunctional UDP-N-acetylglucosamine diphosphorylase/glucosamine-1-phosphate N-acetyltransferase GlmU, with the protein product MTQKTNVVWDAILLAAGSGTRMKSRTPKVLQRVAGVPMLERIVGQLKAAGCRQVHVVVTAALQEVLKPLASSMESVFLHVQKQPLGTGDAVLSVDPKGLSETLFICNGDHPLVNQEDISEVLWSYGQRQASLCVAVLDMPHPGSFGRVIKKEAQIQKIVEAKEATAAELEIQTVNTGLYIGSTDVIYKSLQGLRSKSRTSEFYLTDIVEDIQKSGKPVAWIETTEDMAFGVNDSESLYLVNKKSYLKNGRKHLANGVKFLDIENTYIDDGVEIGEDTFVYPNVYIKGKTRIGAGCVIEAGTHILTSEVGPNTYIKAGSYIENAVIQGECSVGPYARLREGTRVEKHVKIGNFVESKKTHFKEGVKAGHQCYLGDTEIGENTNIGAGTITCNFAVDGQKYKTVIGKDVFVGSDSQIVPPVHIGDGAVVAAGATVTKDVEAKSLYVTRAKAFVKKNYRD
- a CDS encoding sigma-54 dependent transcriptional regulator; protein product: MKSQYKILVVDDDPTVRKSLSKALQRHDYTVITAQSKSEAESMLASQLKVNLAIVDLRLPDGNGLDLLTSIKTRQPDCEVIILTGYGSFEMAVSAARKGVFQFLTKPFELQELIEFVDRALTHKEIKEENSRLKTQLSHSYGLNQIIGKSREIRSVIDLAKRIAPSDSTVLVTGESGTGKELIARGIHHASDRHQEAFIAVNCGAIPEDLLESELFGHEKGSFTGAIKERKGRFEMAHKGTIFLDEIGDMSPKLQVKLLRVLQEKKIERIGSSETIHIDVRVIAATHKNLEQQIKKELFREDLYFRLNVIPLQMPSLRARKSDLPILINSFIHKFNHEKKKKITGFSSEAFEALQTYDWPGNVRELENLVERLTIIIGEGMISLDDLPPRYSQCAKRSVAAEDIDIPDSGIDFNTMVSEFENRLLLKALEKTNWNRNKAAHLLRLNRTTLVEKLKKKGLSQDDANP
- the glmS gene encoding glutamine--fructose-6-phosphate transaminase (isomerizing); amino-acid sequence: MCGIVGYIGDRNTKDVLISGLKTLEYRGYDSAGVCVLEDGNFIRVRAAGRIDELEKKTNQVQFHGRTGIAHTRWATHGPAVEKNAHPHAVGDVSIVHNGIIENYLQIKEELLARGAHIESDTDSELVAHLLNDLLKSGKGLLEACLECRQKLEGAYSILVLHKKSEGELIAFKHGPPLLIGKNTDETIVASDIQAILPYSKTVCYLQDGDLVHIQGAAIQFYDESDQAITRSFETITWDAESTDKKGFEHYMLKEIFEQPNAVSMALAPHIHAEDRTIKMQGFYPDQIETEQFFKGIEHIYLVACGTSFYAAMYAEYIFEKLALIPTEVDIASEFRYRSPILNPRSLVIFISQSGETADTLAALRLVKSQGVRTLSICNTKHSSIDRESDFSLYMNSGPEIGVASTKAFTSTLAIAAALGISLARANGRLSLEQEHEYTTSLLSLPLNLENVLAYDTFFKETSEFLKSHKGFLYMGRGTNYPIAMEGALKLKELAYMHAEGYAAGEMKHGPLALIDDKMMVVMLAPQDDLYDKTISNLEEVKARGGQIISLGSVGDHRLEQISHHFLGLPKADWLTYPILETIPLQLMAYHVAKSLGYDVDKPRNLAKSVTVE